In one Parus major isolate Abel chromosome 13, Parus_major1.1, whole genome shotgun sequence genomic region, the following are encoded:
- the FBXO38 gene encoding F-box only protein 38 isoform X1: protein MGPRRKTVKASAVSREGAESTKAEEPKDYMNQLSHEVLCHIFRYLPLQDIMCMECLSRKLKEAVTLYLRVVKVVDLCAGRWWEYMPTGFTDSSFLTLLRKMPDIEQLYGLHPRYLERRRVRGHEAFSIPGVLEALQACPNLLGVETSHLELVEAIWTYMPQVHILGKFRNRNGAFPIPPENKLKIPIGAKIQTLHLVGVNVPEIPCIPMLRHLYLKWVRLTKPQPFKDFLCISLRAFVMRNCAGPTNSLKYVPLVTGLASARNLEHLELVRVPFLGGLIQHVVEDSWRSGGFRNLHTIVLGACKNALEVDLGYLIITAARRLHEVRIQPSLTKDGVFSALKMAELEFPQFETLHLGYVDEFLLQCKMTSTDLVRYGLADVVENPGIITDIGMKAVNEVFSFIKYLVIYNCPHLHNPNNWITDHSRWTRLVDLTLVRCHAIKLDSFSQFIELLPSLEFISLDQMFREPPKGCARVGLSAGTGIGVSSALVSNQNSNNDNDNNNNHQNNNNNPNIHHNNHQHPNEQNEENELRQEGPAEEQQIGAEALNEMEEVAQEEGEAAGQGQDELPAPSQAVVPMEVDEEQAGPSGIQPVVKATPITIHDSDSEDEEENMGTSRACISNSIAQSYSDGEEKGRDPVETREPSVSGKGKTPLRKRCSTSHGSQAKQFPVEESSCEKGCQVTSEQIKADMKAASDMPERSKSKDSYGSTAPASTATPGSCSAASPSPDCAQAAQSHSADSSPAAGEESRQCGCSPCRRDGSSEREPEESSVCSRCSSKAAQHRTSGGCDGESPSTSGACRDGPDFALRTLPDCGAAGEPGDDRTSGSACGAGSQEQSTQPPGWELDCKEEYPRRPLTRARSRLSHVPLVSEPEVAKPKPRQTTKRKRTADKSTSTSDPVIEDDHVQVLTLKSKNLVGITLTNCGITDLVLKDCPKMMFIHATRCRVLKHLKVENAPVVNRFDYAQCKKLNMDQVLDQILRMPPERNRIIYLRPMQQVDTLTLEQKIFSGPYPYHICIIHEFSNPPNVRNKVRVRSWMDTIANINQELIKYEFFPEATRTEEDLKKYPKYPWGRDIYTLEGIVDGAPYSMITDFPWLRSLRTAEPNSYARYDFEDDERTTIYAPRRKGQLSADICMETIGEEISELRQVRKGVFQRVVAIFIHYCDVNGEPVEDDYI from the exons ATGGGGCCCCGGCGGAAAACTGTGAAAGCGAGCGCGgtgagcagggaaggggcagagtCTACCAAAGCTGAGGAGCCAAAAGATTACATGAACCAACTCTCTCATGAAGTGCTTTGCCACATCTTTCG GTACCTGCCCTTGCAGGACATCATGTGCATGGAGTGCCTGTCAAGGAAGCTGAAGGAGGCCGTGACGCTGTACCTGCGCGTGGTCAAGGTGGTGGATCTGTGTGCGGGGCGTTGGTGGGAGTACATGCCCACAG GTTTCACTGATTCCAGCTTCCTAACGCTGCTGAGGAAGATGCCAGACATTGAACAACTTTATGGTCTTCATCCCAGGTATCTGGAAAGGCGCCGAGTCCGTGGCCACGAAGCTTTCAGCATTCCTGGAGTTTTAGAGGCTTTGCAGGCCTGTCCAAATTTGCTG GGTGTTGAGACCTCTCATTTAGAGCTGGTGGAAGCTATTTGGACATACATGCCCCAAGTCCACATTTTAGGGAAGTTTCGTAATCGTAATGGTGCTTTTCCAATTCCTCCTGAGAACAAGCTGAAAATTCCTATAGGAGCTAAAATTCAGACTTTGCACTTAGTAG GGGTGAATGTCCCTGAGATTCCTTGTATCCCAATGCTGAGGCACCTTTATTTGAAGTGGGTGAGACTCACCAAACCACAGCCTTTTAAAGATTTCCTTTGTATCAGCTTGCGTGCTTTTGTCATGAGGAACTGTGCTG GACCCACAAACTCTCTGAAGTACGTTCCCCTGGTGACAGGCCTGGCTTCTGCCAGGAATCTGGAGCACTTGGAACTGGTCCGTGTTCCATTTCTTGGAGGGCTTATCCAGCACGTGGTAGAAGACAGCTGGAGATCAG GTGGTTTCAGGAATTTGCACACTATAGTTCTGGGAGCTTGCAAGAATGCACTTGAAGTGGATCTTGGCTACCTCATCATAACTGCTGCACGAAG GTTGCACGAAGTGCGGATCCAGCCTTCCTTGACCAAAGAtggtgttttttctgctttgaagatGGCTGAACTGGAATTCCCACAGTTTGAAACTCTTCACCTAGGCTACGTTGATGAGTTTTTACTACAGT GTAAAATGACGAGTACGGACTTGGTGAGGTACGGCTTGGCTGATGTGGTTGAAAATCCAGGAATTATTACAGATATTGGTATGAAAGCTGTAAAtgaagttttttctttcatcaagTATCTGGTCATTTACAACTGCCCACATCTACATAACCCAAATAATTGGATCACAG ACCACTCGAGGTGGACCCGCCTGGTTGACCTGACCCTGGTGAGATGCCACGCCATCAAGCTGGACTCTTTCAGTCAGTTCATCGAGTTACTGCCAAGCTTGGAGTTTATTTCTCTGGACCAGATGTTCAGAGAGCCTCCAAAG ggctgtgctcgCGTGGGCCTAAGTGCAGGCACAGGAATTGGGGTCTCCTCTGCCCTGGTGAGCAATCAGAACTCCAACAATGAcaatgacaacaacaacaaccaccagaacaacaacaacaaccccAACATCCACCACAACAACCACCAGCACCCCAACGAGCAGAACGAGGAGAACGAGCTGCGCCAGGAGGgccctgctgaggagcagcagattGGGGCTGAGG CCCTGAATGAGATGGAGGAGGTGGcacaggaggaaggggaagctGCTGGCCAGGGCCAGGAcgagctgccagctcccagccaggctgttGTTCCCATGGAGGTGGATGAGGAGCAAGCAG GACCAAGTGGAATTCAACCTGTTGTAAAAGCGACTCCTATTACCATCCATGATTCGGacagtgaggatgaggaggaaaacaTGGGCACTTCCAGAGCCTGCATCTCCAACAGCATTGCACAGAGTTACTcagatggggaagagaagggcAGGGATCCAGTGGAAACCAGAGAGCCTTCAG TGAGCGGCAAAGGCAAGACTCCCCTGCGGAAGAGATGCAGCACCAGCCATGGGAGCCAGGCCAAGCAGTTCCCCGTGGAGGAGAGCAGCTGTGAGAAGGGCTGCCAGGTGACCAGTGAGCAGATCAAAGCTGACATGAAAGCAGCCAGTGACATGCCTGAGAGGAGCAAGAGCAAGGATTCCTACGGCAGCACCGCCCCGGCATCCACGGCAACACCCggctcctgcagtgctgcttctcccagTCCTGACTGTGCCCAGGCAGCCCAGAGCCactctgctgacagcagcccagcagctggggaggagtCCAGGCAGTGTGGCTGCTCTCCTTGCAGGAGGGATGGATCCAGCGAGAGGGAGCCCGAGGAGAGCTCCGTTTGTTCCCGGTGCTCCTCCAAGGCCGCGCAGCACAGGACGAGCGGGGGGTGTGATGGGGAGAGCCCCTCCACGAGTGGAGCCTGCAGGGACGGGCCAGACTTTGCACTTAGGACACTGCCAGactgtggggctgcaggagagcctGGGGATGACAGGACTAGTGGGAGtgcctgtggggctggcagccaggagcagagcacgCAGCCCCcgggctgggagctggactgCAAGGAGGAGTATCCACGGAGACCCCTGACCAGGGCCAGGAGCAGACTGTCCCACGTGCCTCtggtgtcagagccag aagTAGCAAAGCCAAAGCCAAGGCAAACCACCAAGAGGAAAAGGACAGCTGACAAATCCACCAGTACCAGTGACCCTGTGATTGAGGATGATCATGTTCAG gtacTGACTTTGAAGTCCAAAAACCTTGTAGGAATCACATTGACCAACTGTGGAATAACAGATTTGGTGCTGAAAGACTGCCCCAAAATGATGTTCATCCATG CTACAAGGTGCCGTGTGTTGAAGCACCTGAAGGTGGAGAACGCCCCCGTTGTGAATCGCTTTGACTACGCCCAGTGCAAGAAGCTGAACATGGATCAGGTCCTGGACCAGATCCTCAGGATGCCCCCAGAGAGGAACAGGATCATTTACCTTCGTCCCATGCAGCAG GTGGACACGCTGACTCTGGAGCAGAAGATCTTCAGTGGCCCCTACCCCTACCACATCTGCATCATCCACGAGTTCAGCAACCCCCCCAACGTGCGCAACAAGGTGCGGGTGCGCAGCTGGATGGACACCATAGCCAACATCAACCA agaGCTGATTAAATACGAGTTCTTCCCTGAGGCCACCAGGACTGAAGAGGACCTGAAGAAGTACCCCAAGTACCCCTGGGGCAGAGACATTTACACCCTGGAAG GCATTGTGGATGGTGCTCCTTATTCCATGATCACTGACTTCCCCTGGCTGAGGTCCCTGAGGACAGCAGAGCCCAACAGCTACGCCAGATACGACTTTGAGGATGATGAGAGGA CCACCATCTACGCCCCGAGGAGGAAGGGGCAGCTCTCAGCTGACATCTGCATGGAGACCATCGGCGAGGAGATCTCGGAGCTGCGCCAGGTCAGGAAAGGGGTGTTCCAGAGGGTCGTGGCCATCTTCATCCACTACTGTGATGTCAATGGGGAGCCTGTGGAGGATGACTACATCTGA
- the FBXO38 gene encoding F-box only protein 38 isoform X2, with product MLRHLYLKWVRLTKPQPFKDFLCISLRAFVMRNCAGPTNSLKYVPLVTGLASARNLEHLELVRVPFLGGLIQHVVEDSWRSGGFRNLHTIVLGACKNALEVDLGYLIITAARRLHEVRIQPSLTKDGVFSALKMAELEFPQFETLHLGYVDEFLLQCKMTSTDLVRYGLADVVENPGIITDIGMKAVNEVFSFIKYLVIYNCPHLHNPNNWITDHSRWTRLVDLTLVRCHAIKLDSFSQFIELLPSLEFISLDQMFREPPKGCARVGLSAGTGIGVSSALVSNQNSNNDNDNNNNHQNNNNNPNIHHNNHQHPNEQNEENELRQEGPAEEQQIGAEALNEMEEVAQEEGEAAGQGQDELPAPSQAVVPMEVDEEQAGPSGIQPVVKATPITIHDSDSEDEEENMGTSRACISNSIAQSYSDGEEKGRDPVETREPSVSGKGKTPLRKRCSTSHGSQAKQFPVEESSCEKGCQVTSEQIKADMKAASDMPERSKSKDSYGSTAPASTATPGSCSAASPSPDCAQAAQSHSADSSPAAGEESRQCGCSPCRRDGSSEREPEESSVCSRCSSKAAQHRTSGGCDGESPSTSGACRDGPDFALRTLPDCGAAGEPGDDRTSGSACGAGSQEQSTQPPGWELDCKEEYPRRPLTRARSRLSHVPLVSEPEVAKPKPRQTTKRKRTADKSTSTSDPVIEDDHVQVLTLKSKNLVGITLTNCGITDLVLKDCPKMMFIHATRCRVLKHLKVENAPVVNRFDYAQCKKLNMDQVLDQILRMPPERNRIIYLRPMQQVDTLTLEQKIFSGPYPYHICIIHEFSNPPNVRNKVRVRSWMDTIANINQELIKYEFFPEATRTEEDLKKYPKYPWGRDIYTLEGIVDGAPYSMITDFPWLRSLRTAEPNSYARYDFEDDERTTIYAPRRKGQLSADICMETIGEEISELRQVRKGVFQRVVAIFIHYCDVNGEPVEDDYI from the exons ATGCTGAGGCACCTTTATTTGAAGTGGGTGAGACTCACCAAACCACAGCCTTTTAAAGATTTCCTTTGTATCAGCTTGCGTGCTTTTGTCATGAGGAACTGTGCTG GACCCACAAACTCTCTGAAGTACGTTCCCCTGGTGACAGGCCTGGCTTCTGCCAGGAATCTGGAGCACTTGGAACTGGTCCGTGTTCCATTTCTTGGAGGGCTTATCCAGCACGTGGTAGAAGACAGCTGGAGATCAG GTGGTTTCAGGAATTTGCACACTATAGTTCTGGGAGCTTGCAAGAATGCACTTGAAGTGGATCTTGGCTACCTCATCATAACTGCTGCACGAAG GTTGCACGAAGTGCGGATCCAGCCTTCCTTGACCAAAGAtggtgttttttctgctttgaagatGGCTGAACTGGAATTCCCACAGTTTGAAACTCTTCACCTAGGCTACGTTGATGAGTTTTTACTACAGT GTAAAATGACGAGTACGGACTTGGTGAGGTACGGCTTGGCTGATGTGGTTGAAAATCCAGGAATTATTACAGATATTGGTATGAAAGCTGTAAAtgaagttttttctttcatcaagTATCTGGTCATTTACAACTGCCCACATCTACATAACCCAAATAATTGGATCACAG ACCACTCGAGGTGGACCCGCCTGGTTGACCTGACCCTGGTGAGATGCCACGCCATCAAGCTGGACTCTTTCAGTCAGTTCATCGAGTTACTGCCAAGCTTGGAGTTTATTTCTCTGGACCAGATGTTCAGAGAGCCTCCAAAG ggctgtgctcgCGTGGGCCTAAGTGCAGGCACAGGAATTGGGGTCTCCTCTGCCCTGGTGAGCAATCAGAACTCCAACAATGAcaatgacaacaacaacaaccaccagaacaacaacaacaaccccAACATCCACCACAACAACCACCAGCACCCCAACGAGCAGAACGAGGAGAACGAGCTGCGCCAGGAGGgccctgctgaggagcagcagattGGGGCTGAGG CCCTGAATGAGATGGAGGAGGTGGcacaggaggaaggggaagctGCTGGCCAGGGCCAGGAcgagctgccagctcccagccaggctgttGTTCCCATGGAGGTGGATGAGGAGCAAGCAG GACCAAGTGGAATTCAACCTGTTGTAAAAGCGACTCCTATTACCATCCATGATTCGGacagtgaggatgaggaggaaaacaTGGGCACTTCCAGAGCCTGCATCTCCAACAGCATTGCACAGAGTTACTcagatggggaagagaagggcAGGGATCCAGTGGAAACCAGAGAGCCTTCAG TGAGCGGCAAAGGCAAGACTCCCCTGCGGAAGAGATGCAGCACCAGCCATGGGAGCCAGGCCAAGCAGTTCCCCGTGGAGGAGAGCAGCTGTGAGAAGGGCTGCCAGGTGACCAGTGAGCAGATCAAAGCTGACATGAAAGCAGCCAGTGACATGCCTGAGAGGAGCAAGAGCAAGGATTCCTACGGCAGCACCGCCCCGGCATCCACGGCAACACCCggctcctgcagtgctgcttctcccagTCCTGACTGTGCCCAGGCAGCCCAGAGCCactctgctgacagcagcccagcagctggggaggagtCCAGGCAGTGTGGCTGCTCTCCTTGCAGGAGGGATGGATCCAGCGAGAGGGAGCCCGAGGAGAGCTCCGTTTGTTCCCGGTGCTCCTCCAAGGCCGCGCAGCACAGGACGAGCGGGGGGTGTGATGGGGAGAGCCCCTCCACGAGTGGAGCCTGCAGGGACGGGCCAGACTTTGCACTTAGGACACTGCCAGactgtggggctgcaggagagcctGGGGATGACAGGACTAGTGGGAGtgcctgtggggctggcagccaggagcagagcacgCAGCCCCcgggctgggagctggactgCAAGGAGGAGTATCCACGGAGACCCCTGACCAGGGCCAGGAGCAGACTGTCCCACGTGCCTCtggtgtcagagccag aagTAGCAAAGCCAAAGCCAAGGCAAACCACCAAGAGGAAAAGGACAGCTGACAAATCCACCAGTACCAGTGACCCTGTGATTGAGGATGATCATGTTCAG gtacTGACTTTGAAGTCCAAAAACCTTGTAGGAATCACATTGACCAACTGTGGAATAACAGATTTGGTGCTGAAAGACTGCCCCAAAATGATGTTCATCCATG CTACAAGGTGCCGTGTGTTGAAGCACCTGAAGGTGGAGAACGCCCCCGTTGTGAATCGCTTTGACTACGCCCAGTGCAAGAAGCTGAACATGGATCAGGTCCTGGACCAGATCCTCAGGATGCCCCCAGAGAGGAACAGGATCATTTACCTTCGTCCCATGCAGCAG GTGGACACGCTGACTCTGGAGCAGAAGATCTTCAGTGGCCCCTACCCCTACCACATCTGCATCATCCACGAGTTCAGCAACCCCCCCAACGTGCGCAACAAGGTGCGGGTGCGCAGCTGGATGGACACCATAGCCAACATCAACCA agaGCTGATTAAATACGAGTTCTTCCCTGAGGCCACCAGGACTGAAGAGGACCTGAAGAAGTACCCCAAGTACCCCTGGGGCAGAGACATTTACACCCTGGAAG GCATTGTGGATGGTGCTCCTTATTCCATGATCACTGACTTCCCCTGGCTGAGGTCCCTGAGGACAGCAGAGCCCAACAGCTACGCCAGATACGACTTTGAGGATGATGAGAGGA CCACCATCTACGCCCCGAGGAGGAAGGGGCAGCTCTCAGCTGACATCTGCATGGAGACCATCGGCGAGGAGATCTCGGAGCTGCGCCAGGTCAGGAAAGGGGTGTTCCAGAGGGTCGTGGCCATCTTCATCCACTACTGTGATGTCAATGGGGAGCCTGTGGAGGATGACTACATCTGA